From the genome of Longispora fulva:
AGTGATCTTCGCCGGCTCCGGTGCGACCGGGGCGATCGACAAACTGATCACCATTCTCGGGCTGCGGCTGCCCTCGGTTCTCGAGGACCGGTTCCACCTCGCCCGCACCGTGCACCGCCAGCTGCGGCCGGTGGTGTTCATCGGCCCGTACGAGCACCACTCCAACGAGCTGCCGTGGCGGGAGTCGATCGCCGAGGTCGTGCCGATTCCCGAGGACGCCAGCGGGCACGTCAGCCTCACCGACCTGAAGCGGGAACTGGCAGCCCACCGGGACCGGCCGCTGCTCATCGGGTCCTTCTCCGCGGCGTCGAACGTCACCGGCATCCTCACCGACACCGAGGCCGTGGCGGACCTGCTGCACGAGTACGGCGCGCTGTCGTTCTGGGACTTCGCCGCGGCCGGCCCCTACGCCGAGATCGAGATGAACGGGCCCGGTGGCTCGTACAAGGACGCGGTCTTCCTCAGCCCGCACAAGTTCCCCGGCGGACCCGGCACGCCCGGCGTCCTGGCGGTCCGCCGTGAGCTGCTCGCCAACCGGGTGCCCTCGGTACCGGGCGGCGGCACGGTCGACTACGTGACCGAGCGCGGGCACCACTACCGGGCCGATCCGGTGCACCGGGAGGAGGGCGGCACCCCTGCGATCGTGGAGTCGATCCGCGCCGGCCTGGTCTTCGGCCTCAAACAGGCCGTCGGCGTGCCCCTGATCAGGGAGCGCGAGGACGCCTTCATCGGCCGGGCGATCGCGGCCTGGCGGACGGAATCCACCCTCGAACTGCTCGGCAACATCGACGCCGAGCGCCTGTCGATCGTGTCCTTCCGGCTGCGGCGGCCCGGCGGCCGGTACCTGCACCACAACTTCGTGGTCGCCGTCCTCAACGACCTGTTCGGGATCCAGACCCGGGGCGGGTGCGCCTGCGCCGGACCGTACGGGCACCGCCTGCTCCACATAGACCGGCGGCAGTCGCGGCTCCTCCAGGAGCAGGTGTTCGTCGGGCACGAGGGGATCAAGCCCGGCTGGGTCCGGATCGGCTTCAACTACTTCCTGTCCGAAACGGTGTTCGACTATCTCGTCGAGGCGGTGACCCTCGTCGCCCGGCACGGCTGGAAGCTGCTGCCCGCGTACGGTTTCGACCCGGACACCGGGCGGTGGCTGCACCGCGCCACGAGCGGCGAGCCTCCGCTGCGGCTCACCGACCTGCACTACCGGGCGGACGGCGCGCTGCGGTACCCGCACCGGCACGCGAAGGCCTCCGAGCAGGACCTGCCCGGGTATCTGGACTTCGCGCGCGGGCTGTTCGACAGCCTGCCGGAGCCTGAGCCCGCCGGCCCCGCCAGCACCGTTTCGCCGGAGTTCGGGCGGCTGTGCTGGTTCGAGCTGACCGAGGAGAACCTGCACGGCTGAGTGGGCCCCGGCCCGGCGAGGTTCGGTCCCGCCGGGAAGCGCAGTGGTCGGCGTCCAACGGGAGCAAGGCGCGTCCGTCCGACCGGGCCGGGTCGGACGAACGGCAGGCGGCGTGCCGCTGTTAGACGAGGACCTTGTCGAGGAGGAATTCGTACTGGCCGTCCTTGGTGTAGACGAACCCGCCGATGGACTGGACCTTGGTGGATCCGGGCGCGCACGAGAGGTTCTCGCCCACCGCCGTGCCCTTCAGCGTGAACCAGGAGACCTCGGAGCGGCCGTTGTTGTTCCTGACCACGACCGACGACTGGGTCTGGCTGCGCTGGGTCGGGCCGTTGATGTTGTTGGTCAGGCGTTCTCCGTCGGAGTCGAACCTGATCTGCATCTCCAGCGGGCCCGCCTTGGTGAGCGTGCCCAGGTAGGTGCTGCCGGCGTAGTCGGACAGGTCGCCCCCGCAGGTGTTCGGCGGCGGGGTGATGACCGCCGAGGCGGACGCCGGGACGGCCACGACCGCCAGGCCGGTCAGCAGTGCTGCCGTGGCGATGGAACGAGTGCTCTTGGACACGAATGGAGCCTTCCCCGATATGGATCAAACGGGCAGATCGTATGCTGCTTCGCGTACCTGAGGCCCCGTACCCTCTGTCGCGACACGCCAAACAGTGCGGCCCGGCGCCAATGTGGCCGCTTGGTCCCTGTGGGTGAACGCGCCTGATGGGTGGGCGGTGGTCCTAGTCGGGATCCAGCCATCCTTGAGCCGGCCGCGAAACGACGTCTGCACGCTGTCCCTGACGGCCCTCCCAGG
Proteins encoded in this window:
- a CDS encoding aminotransferase class V-fold PLP-dependent enzyme; its protein translation is MENPLLTRIRESVIGDDEVIRGPYGPRRITYADYTASGRALTFIEDFIRREVLPHYGNTHTESSGTGLQTTRFREDARQIIARAIGGDEHTAVIFAGSGATGAIDKLITILGLRLPSVLEDRFHLARTVHRQLRPVVFIGPYEHHSNELPWRESIAEVVPIPEDASGHVSLTDLKRELAAHRDRPLLIGSFSAASNVTGILTDTEAVADLLHEYGALSFWDFAAAGPYAEIEMNGPGGSYKDAVFLSPHKFPGGPGTPGVLAVRRELLANRVPSVPGGGTVDYVTERGHHYRADPVHREEGGTPAIVESIRAGLVFGLKQAVGVPLIREREDAFIGRAIAAWRTESTLELLGNIDAERLSIVSFRLRRPGGRYLHHNFVVAVLNDLFGIQTRGGCACAGPYGHRLLHIDRRQSRLLQEQVFVGHEGIKPGWVRIGFNYFLSETVFDYLVEAVTLVARHGWKLLPAYGFDPDTGRWLHRATSGEPPLRLTDLHYRADGALRYPHRHAKASEQDLPGYLDFARGLFDSLPEPEPAGPASTVSPEFGRLCWFELTEENLHG